Sequence from the Topomyia yanbarensis strain Yona2022 unplaced genomic scaffold, ASM3024719v1 HiC_scaffold_39, whole genome shotgun sequence genome:
ATTGGAATGGCAAATTACTACTGACGTTTCCTTCCCGATTTTAGTGGTATAGTAGCACCACTAACAGAATTGCTCAAAACTAAAAGTAAAGTAGTACAGTGGTCCGACGTTGCCGAAAAGGCGTTCAACACGATCAAGGAACGGCTGATCACTGCCCCGGTATTGAGTAGCCCTGACTTCAGTCAGGAGTTTGTAATCCAAACAGATGCTTCGGACGTAGCCGTGGCCGCCGTACTAACACAAACTCAAAATGGGAGGGAGCATGTTATATCGTATTATTCCCACAAATTGACGACTCCCCAGCGGAACTACCACCCTGCGGAAAAAGAAGCCTTGGCTGCCTTATTGGCCATAGAGGAATTCCGCGGATATATAGAGTGCAGTCACTTTACCTTAGTGACCGACTCATCGGCGCTAACTCATATACTAACCACTTCCTGGAAAGTAGGATCACGTTGCAGTCGGTGGAGTTTGAAATTGCAGCAATACGACCTGATAATCATTCATCGCAAGGGGAAAGAAAATGTGGTGGCGGATGCATTGTCACGGAGTGTAGCTTCGATTTCAAATACCACTGACTCTTCATGGTATACCTCGTTACGACAGCAAGTTCTCCAAAATCCCGACAATTACGTAGATTTCCGCGTGTCGTATGGTCAAATTTATAAATTTGTATCCGCTGGAAACACTCTGTCTGATAAACGATATGAGTGGAAGCTGATTCCGCCCTCCGAAGGTCGTCTAGATATTTTGAAGGCTAATCACAACGAAGCCATGCACCTGGGTTACGATAAAACTCTGGCTCGAATCCGACAGCGgttttattggccaaaaatgGCCAAAGAAATCAAGCAATACGTACAAAATTGTGCGACTTGCAAGGAAGTGAAGGGACCATCCACTCCTGTTACTCCACCGATGggagaaatgcgaatatctgATCATCCTTGGCAGATCATCTTCGCGGACTTTGTCGGCCCTCTCCCCCGGAGCAAAAAAGGTAACCAGTACCTGCTAGTGGTGTTGGACCTATTCAGTAAATGGGTTCTACTACAACCCATGAGACGCATTGAGAGCTCCGCTCTATGCTCACACTTGAAAAATGGATGGTTTTACAAAAACTCCACTCCCGAGGTAATCATCACCGATAACGGGGCGAGCTTCCTATCTCGCGAGTTCAAGAGTCTGTTAGACAAATTTGGAATTCACCATTGGTTAAATTCACGCTATCACTCCCAAGCCAATCCGGTGGAACGGGTTAATAGGACCGTGAACGCTTGTATTCGAACCTATGCTCGCGACGACCAGCGCCTCTGGGATACACGACTAGCGGAGATAGAGGCGGTCCTCAATACCAGTGTCCACAGCTCCAGTAACTTTACTCCATATTACGTAACCCATGGACATGAAATGTTCATCACTGGAACTGATCACCGTTTATCTAGACATCAAAACCACCTTTCCGCTGATCAggtcgaagaaaaaaaatcgactcaTTTCGGTGATATTTACGATCAAGTAAAAGCCAATCTAGTTAAAGCCAATGACACTTGTCGGAAACAGTACAATCTGCGACATCAGAGGTTTCCAAAAACTTTTCAGACTGGTCAATTAATTTACCGCAAACATATGCGCCTTTCAAGTGCCATAGATAGCTACAACGCTAAATACGGGTCCCAATACTTGCCATGTAAGGTCAAGGCAACGATTGGCACTTCCTCGTATGACCTTGTCGATATGGATGGTAAGCCCTTGGGCATCTGGCCAGCAGTTCACCTTAAGCCGGGCTGACCAGTTGAAAACCCATAAAATTCTTGCTTGCCGATTGAATTTGTCTCACTACTCCTATTATACTTAAGTTGATATCTGAAAGGTCAAACAAGGACATGTAGAGAAAGATATATAGCTTTTAGTCAGTTTATTCCATAGCCCATCCTCGTAGTATGTAGGTTTTGCAATCAGGATCCAGTGATCATATCTTTAAACCATCGTTGAGGGTGTCTATAAACACGGAAATTCTTTAAAATTACTCATCGTGGCCAGACAGATGCCaggccaaaaaaaaaatccattagctAGTTATAATTTAGAAATCGGGTCCACCACTTTAGAAGATGAGGTTTCAACTGCCTCTAAGAGCGGGTCGGTTCATTTAATTGGAATGAGTTACCTCAGATAACCACCATTACTAGCAAAGGTTGGGCGAGAAGCCGTCCTCGCACACAGTCTTACTCCGGACGCGGAGCTGTTATTATAATTAAATCTACCCGGGTAGGAAGTTCAAAGTATGCGCGCAAATACTAGGATAAATAGTGGTAGTAGTAGATGTGGAGGTAATTAGATAAGGTTAGTGGAGTAGTAATGCTAGGTCAGTGGAAATGATATATGTGTCTGTAGAGAGAGGGTTATATGAGCGAACGTGATTAAAATCTCCAGAGGCCTCTATAGTGGAATGATTGGGATAGAGTAAATGAAGGCGAATGAATGAGATCTACAGATTATCGACACTGGATTTAAATAGAAAATAAGAGCAAAACATTGCTATCAATTTTGTTGTGCTCCCGTGGTCCTGTATGCGTATATCGAGAGATTTTCACTTCCTTTTTTAACTCTTTTCGAATGCAGGAAAGCGGAGGTGTGAATAGACGAGCTCAAGGTCTCGCTTAGGGTTTATCTGAACGGATTAAGAACCTCTTTGAGTCTTCAGATTTATCCGTATGCTGTATAATTGATGTACTAAGACTTTTTAGAGATAATTCGATTAATCCAGTATAAacatttgacaaaaaaaatcttcgattttttttctcccaGCCCGGGGAGTATTGTAACCAACGGGTTTCAATTTCTCCAACTCGACCcaaattaatatgaaaatttgttttgttttatattgtttatCTATTTGAAAGTGATAATTATATAAATTTGAATTTAGCAGAATCAAGGGGCAAACTTTGATCGAAATATTTGAATTGTATAATGAATTTACTAACCTATAATTTTAAAATCTAGCTAGGTATAATACTAAACCAtgcgccaaaaaaaaaataggaaaaatagCGAAGTAATCACTCTCAAAAGAACATTGAAAGCTAGGGTATAATAACCgtcaatttaaaaataatcgcTAATTGAGTATTAGGGTGGCTACATACGAAACTCTGCGTCTACGGGATGTAGAGCCACGATCAATATAGTTGGCAGGTTTCGTTGCGTTCGGGATATGAGAGTGAGAGTTCCGGTATGGGAGAGAGAGCAAGGACTATAAAAGGAGATGAAGTGATGTGGGTAGGTCTCTTTTATTAAGTACGACACTAGTGTGACGGGAATGCGGTCCCTCGAGCGCGGTTTAAGGATTAAACCAAAAAGCTACATTCGGGCGAAATTTTAAGTgaagtgtgccattaaaaatCACCGTTGTGATATAGTGAGGCGGGAAGTTCGTGGAGTGGTGTCCTTTGGACGAAGAAAAGCGCTGCTATCAGGACCGGCAGTGAGCGTGTCGAAAAGTTAGAGGTCCTATAGCTAGACGCATGCCCGAATTAAAATATGTCGTGCGGCTTCCCCCTTAAAAAAAACCACTCTTATTAGTGCACACTGTAAATCTAGTGTCCGCTCGAGTACGCCCTGATCGTACGTCAACACACGATCCCGCATCCCGTCGATCGATCACCCCACGCGGGTGACTATACCTCATCGATCTCGCCATTACGATCGATGTGGAATACCGTTGTGAAAGAAGACACGTTGGACCCAACACTAAGAAGCCTGACTCCGCAtcctgcccccccccccttcgtcGTCACATCAGCAACCACTACTACGGTGGTAGTCCGATCCAGCTATCCCACACTACCCGGCCATCGTGAACTCTCACCGAACGCCGACGACCCGTCACCACCACCGTTGCGACCGGCGAGTCGCTCAGTAAGGTATGTGAGTACCCCTAACATGACCTGTCTGCTCTGTCCGGACGAACAGTCTATCCGGTAGTTTCTACCCATCAAGGCGCCACCCAACTAACGGCCGCACCATGCTAGCCAacgaaaatgaataaattgtaaTTTGTAAAGTAATGATTGCGCAAGATAAAATTTATAGAATTTAATCTAACTTAAAAATTATCTTTCAATAATAACCGTGAAATGCAGTTAAACTAGTCTTTTTACATAATCGGATCCGAAAAAGATCATTGTGAGGTCATTTTGGAGAAGGTAAGTGCCAATCTGTCGTTCTATCTCCTAGTTTGCCCAGAGAAAGAGTAGTTAGCCGGgaatcgtttattttaataaaaagagTGAAAATTGACTTCGTTTcaatatcaggaccccattccgacaatttatcaaaagacctcatgatgtttacaacaacaggttatcaatgtacgaatcagataattgtaattgtaatattgaattaaatcagtcagcatcaataaattttcaacttcaatccaatattttttttgggtgtggtgggagggtgggggggggttgtatggtgttaaaccccaaaaccgtctcgcttttcattttccaatatgtttcagatcgatccgatggttataagttagaaaaattgcagtcagaaggatcgcacaaatgaacatttttacattgataagttatcaagttccttccagacaacttggaagtgttcagtgattatttctagcggaagtagatagaaaaatgaaatacaaaattcgttttatcgaaataatgtttagcttatttcaatggattattgctatattgaacaataaataggcgacaaagagtaatccacaaacaacaagccataacttttaaagtattcaaaatagatatttgaagtcttcagtaaagttattcgcaaaagtaaaggctataaatttgctgaaggcatcatttcgatataatcacttacaagaaaatttgtgaaaatatcttactcctagggggattaatcagcaaaagcacaataccaaaagaaagggcatattgcctccattaaattctgcgaagatactattgacctaaaataagccgttttggcgttaataatagattacatgtttttggtcatatttctggcaatgggaaatgataaaaatctttcatccgcatttaatgttaaatatctcttttgataatagtccgatttcaacaatctatagcttgttcgaaaggtatttgaaTCATCAGGGAATGATCACGGATGTAATTGGGGTGGGACGGTGTATTTACGACGGTTTAGATAAAATATTTCACTTTGGTAAAAGCGCGATCGCTTATCGAAAAAACTTTATTACTCCGAAACAATATATTCCACGATGAGATATGTGTGACCGGTCTGATCGATAGGTAGAATAGAAGAGACAGATGAATCCACTATCAAAGGTGATTGGCGCTAAAGAGCGTGGGAAAAATCTACTTTGTAGTATTGCCACCAATGAATTTGATTGGGGCGCGTTCGCAATCAATTTTTAGACGGAttctaatttaaattaattaaatctaGCATGACCGGCCACCTGAAATTATCAATTTCTCTATAattctaaaaatatttcactCAATACATTTCATTGACTTTTAAACTAAtttgatgaacaaatgatgtcgTCAGCTTGGTTGAGGGTTGCGCTGACTTCTTCATCCTCGTCGAACGTATCAGGTAACGGACACACCTTGTAGGCGGGTCGCCTGTAAGTTCCGGACGGTGTTCGCAGAACCACCACTCGTGAAACGTCGTCTTTTTCAGGAAAAATTTCTTCAACTCGAGCCAATGACCACCGCGTTAGAGATAAAAGCTGGTCTTGCAGGATCACCACCTGGCCAACCTTAAGGTTGACTTTTTCTGGGTTTACGGTAGCTTGTCGTTGTAGTTCTTTCAGGTACTCGTTTCTCCAGCGGTACCAAAAGTGCTGAACTTTCTGCTGGACGAACTGGAATCGATTCAATCGATTTATCGGTACTCTCTCCAATCTGGATCAGAGATGGCTTGGAGAGAAGAACCAACAAGAAAACGCCCCGGCGTTAGGGCGTGCAGATCGTTGGGATCCTCCGATAGAGAAACAAGCGGGCGGGAATTCATACAGCTCTCTATCTGCGCTAGAATCGTCAGCAAGTCTTCGTAGAACAATACGGTGTTGCCCAATTGACGAACGAGGTGACGTTTGGCCACCTTCACGGCTGCCTCCCAGAGGCCACCGAAATTTGGGGCACGTGGGGGTATCATGTGCCATGTGATTCCCTCCGTTGCGAGACTGGTAGCGATACGGTCTATTTCGGTGTGGTTGGTAAGCATTTTATAAAGGGCATGAAGCTCGTTTTTTGCGCCTATAAAATTTGTGGCATTATCCGAAAAAAGATGTTCGGGTCGACCTCGTCTAGCAACGAAGCGTCTTAAAGCAGACATAAAGGCAGACGTGGACAAATCACCAACAAGTTCAATGTGTACAGAAACACACGAACAGAGCTATATAGGCCTTCGCTGGAGCGGTTTTACGATTAGTGGATTTAATATACACTGGGCCGCAATAATCAATACCAGTGCGAGAGAATGGGCGGCTAGGGGTAACTCGCGCATGCGGAAGCTGTCCCATAGGTTGGTTTATTGGTTGCGGATTGGCACGAACACAATTATAGCAACGACGAATTTTGCTGCGTACAGCTCGTTTCCCATTTATTGGCCAATATTCGTTTCGAACAACTACGAGCGTGAGCGCGATTCCCCCATGAAGCAGTTGAAGATGATACGACATTAGGAGTAGGCGAGTGAAGTGATGACATCCAGGTAGTAATATTGGGTGCCGGGTACTGTAAATCTCATCTGACAGTTTGAGCCGGCCACCAACTCGAATTAGGCCAGAAGAATCGACAAACGGAttcaaaagcttcaaactggaCTGCTTGGTAACATTTTTGCCTTGCTTGAGTTGTTTCAATTCTTGATCGAAGCATTCCCTTTGTACGATCTTTACCAGAACCGTTTTTGCTCGCTCCAATTCGTGAACCAATAATACTGTAGAGGTTGTTCGTTTTCCGCCTCTAgcattatgaaaaaaaaccGCAGGCAATACGCGGTCGTACGTACCATTTTAAGATAGGACGAAAAACGGGCTACTAAGGGGTTGGGTAGCGTTGGGGTTTGAATAGTAAGGACAGAGTGTTTGCGTTCCAGTTCTTCATGCGAGTGTGTGGTCGATGTTATCCAGTTCTGTTTCGGCCAGTCATCCAATTCCCCCTGCATCCAATGTAGTCCATGTCTCCATTCACTGATATTCCCTAACTGCTCCACTGTCATATCGCGGGAAACTAAATCAGCCGGGTTGGTTGCACCAGGAACGTGACACCATTTGCCACCACGGGTTGTTTCTTGGATGTCTGCTACTCTGTTCGCAAACTTCGATGCAAACTCATCGCGCTTAAACTTCAGTGAGCAGGCTGATTCTGAACGATAGAAGTAGCTACAGATAGTATGTATGCCCTTCCATTAGAAGTAAATCAGATTACTCTATTAGGTAAAGACGATAATCGGCCCTACATCCAACTGAACATTTACGGCATACCCACTCTGGCTTTACTGGACAGTGGTAGCCAATCAACAATGATAAATGcatctatttttaataaaattaaggTTAAGCTACGACCTCTGGATAATCCTATAATTTTGAAAACAGCTAGCGGAGAGGTCTTAGATATCAAAGGACAGCTGTTCATTCCGTTTACGGTGGATGGACAAACTAAGATCGTCAGGACTCTAGTCGTCCCTCAGCTTGCTGTAAACTGTTTATGTGGAATGAACTTTTGGAATAAATTCAATAttatacctaaaattgaatacACCGCATTCGCGGAAGAGTTGGAATCCACAAAACTGCCCCCTAATTCAACTTTGACTCCAGAGGAGCTGTTGAAAATTGAACATATCCAGAAAACATTCAAAGTCGCGGAATCAGGTAAGATTCCCGCCACCCCTTTAATATCGCACTATATAGAGTTGAAACCAGAATGGAGAGATAAGCCAGCCGTACGACAATTTCCGTATGTGATGTCTCCAAAGGTGCAGGGATTAGTCTCCCAAGAACTAGAACGCATGTTAAGTTTAGGTATCATAGAGCGCACCAATTCCGATTGGGCCTTGAATGTGGTGCCCGTGATAAAACCCAGTGGAAAAGTTCGACTTTGTTTGGACGCCCGAAAGATTAATGAGAGGACCGTGCGTGATTCCTACCCTTTACCTCACCCAGGACGAATACTTGGTCAACTTCCGCGGGCGAAATATCTCACAACAATAGACTTGTCTGAGGCATTTCTTCAAATTCCGTTGGAAGTACGGTCACGTAAATATACGTCCTTCTGCGTTCAGGGTAAAGGGCTGTTTCGGTTCACCCGTCTCCCGTTTGGACTAACTAACAGTCCAGCAACGCTATCTCGGTTGATGGATCGGGTGTTGGGATTCGGGGAGTTGGAACCAAACGTTTTCGTATACTTAGATGACATAGTCATAGTAACGGAAACGTTTGAGGAACACGTTCGGATACTTTTGGAGGTCTCTCGGCGTCTGAGTCAAGCCAATTTGGCTATTAACTTGGAAAAGTCGAAGTTTGGAGTTACAGAATTACCATTTTTAGGGTATATTCTATCCACTACGGGACTACGTCCTAATCCAGAAAAAGTACGCCCAATTGTGGAGTACGAGCGACCGGTAACCATTACTAAGCTACGGAGGTTTATTGGAATGGCAAATTACTACTGACGTTTCCTTCCCGATTTTAGTGGTATAGTAGCACCACTAACAGAATTGCTCAAAACTAAAAGTAAAGTAGTACAGTGGTCCGACGTTGCCGAAAAGGCGTTCAACACGATCAAGGAACGGCTGATCACTGCCCCGGTATTGAGTAGCCCTGACTTCAGTCAGGAGTTTGTAATCCAAACAGACGCTTCGGACGTAGCCGTGGCCGCCGTACTAACACAAACTCAAAATGGGAGGGAGCATGTTATATCGTATTATTCCCACAAATTGACGACTCCCCAGCGGAACTACCACCCTGCGGAAAAAGAAGCCTTGGCTGCCTTATTGGCCATAGAGGAATTCCGCGGATATATAGAGTGCAGTCACTTTACCTTAGTGACCGACTCATCGGCGCTAACTCATATACTAACCACTTCCTGGAAAGTAGGATCACGTTGCAGTCGGTGGAGTTTGAAATTGCAGCAATACGACCTGATAATCATTCATCGCAAGGGGAAAGAAAATGTGGTGGCGGATGCATTGTCACGGAGTGTAGCTTCGATTTCAAATACCACTGACTCTTCATGGTATACCTCGTTACGACAGCAAGTTCTCCAAAATCCCGACAATTACGTAGATTTCCGCGTGTCGTATGGTCAAATTTATAAATTTGTATCCGCTGGAAACACTCTGTCTGATAAACGATATGAGTGGAAGCTGATTCCGCCCTCCGAAGGTCGTCTAGATATTTTGAAGGCTAATCACAACGAAGCCATGCACCTGGGTTACGATAAAACTCTGGCTCGAATCCGACAGCGgttttattggccaaaaatgGCCAAAGAAATCAAGCAATACGTACAAAATTGTGCGACTTGCAAGGAAGTGAAGGGACCATCCACTCCTGTTACTCCACCGATGggagaaatgcgaatatctgATCATCCTTGGCAGATCATCTTCGCGGACTTTGTCGGCCCTCTCCCCCGGAGCAAAAAAGGTAACCAGTACCTGCTAGTGGTGTTGGACCTATTCAGTAAATGGGTTCTACTACAACCCATGAGACGCATTGAGAGCTCCGCTCTATGCTCACACTTGAAAAATGGATGGTTTTACAAAAACTCCACTCCCGAGGTGATCATCACCGATAACGGGGCGAGCTTCCTATCTCGCGAGTTCAAGAGTCTGTTAGACAAATTTGGAATTCACCATTGGTTAAATTCACGCTATCACTCCCAAGCCAATCCGGTGGAACGGGTTAATAGGACCGTGAACGCTTGTATTCGAACCTATGCTCGCGACGACCAGCGCCTCTGGGATACACGACTAGCGGAGATAGAGGCGGTCCTCAATACCAGTGTCCACAGCTCCAGTAACTTTACTCCATATTACGTAACCCATGGACATGAAATGTTCATCACTGGAACTGATCACCGTTTATCTAGACATCAAAACCACCTTTCCGCTGATCAggtcgaagaaaaaaaatcgactcaTTTCGGTGATATTTACGATCAAGTAAAAGCCAATCTAGTTAAAGCCAATGACACTTGTCGGAAACAGTACAATCTGCGACATCAGAGGTTTCCAAAAACTTTTCAGACTGGTCAATTAATTTACCGCAAACATATGCGCCTTTCAAGTGCCATAGATAGCTACAACGCTAAATACGGGTCCCAATACTTGCCATGTAAGGTCAAGGCAACGATTGGCACTTCCTCGTATGACCTTGTCGATATGGATGGTAAGCCCTTGGGCATCTGGCCAGCAGTTCACCTTAAGCCGGGCTGACCAGTTGAAAACCCATAAAATTCTTGCTTGCCGATTGAATTTGTCTCACTACTCCTATTATACTTAAGTTGATATCTGAAAGGTCAAACAAGGACATGTAGAGAAAGATATATAGCTTTTAGTCAGTTTATTCCATAGCCCATCCTCGTAGTATGTAGGTTTTGCAATCAGGATCCAGTGATCATATCTTTAAACCATCGTTGAGGGTGTCTATAAACACGGAAATTCTTTAAAATTACTCATCGTGGCCAGACAGATGCCaggccaaaaaaaaaatccattagctAGTTATAATTTAGAAATCGGGTCCACCACTTTAGAAGATGAGGTTTCAACTGCCTCTAAGAGCGGGTCGGTTCATTTAATTGGAATGAGTTACCTCAGATAACCACCATTACTAGCAAAGGTTGGGCGAGAAGCCGTCCTCGCACACAGTCTTACTCCGGACGCGGAGCTGTTATTATAATTAAATCTACCCGGGTAGGAAGTTCAAAGTATGCGCGCAAATACTAGGATAAATAGTGGTAGTAGTAGATGTGGAGGTAATTAGATAAGGTTAGTGGAGTAGTAATGCTAGGTCAGTGGAAATGATATATGTGTCTGTAGAGAGAGGGTTATATGAGCGAACGTGATTAAAATCTCCAGAGGCCTCTATAGTGGAATGATTGGGATAGAGTAAATGAAGGCGAATGAATGAGATCTACAGATTATCGACACTGGATTTAAATAGAAAATAAGAGGAAAACATTGCTATCAATTTTGTTGTGCTCCCGTGGTCCTGTATGCGTATATCGAGAGATTTTCACTTCCTTTTTTAACTCTTTTCGAATGCAGGAAAGCGGAGGTGTGAATAGACGAGCTCAAGGTCTCGCTTAGGGTTTATCTGAACGGATTAAGAACCTCTTTGAGTCTTCAGATTTATCCGTATGCTGTATAATTGATGTACTAAGACTTTTTAGAGATAATTCGATTAATCCAGTATAAacatttgacaaaaaaaatcttcgattttttttctcccaGCCCGGGGAGTATTGTAACCAACGGGTTTCAATTTCTCCAACTCGACCcaaattaatatgaaaatttgttttgttttatattgtttatCTATTTGAAAGTGATAATTATATAAATTTGAATTTAGCAGAATCAAGGGGCAAACTTTGATCGAAATATTTGAATTGTATAATGAATTTACTAACCTATAATTTTAAAATCTAGCTAGGTATAATACTAAACCAtgcgccaaaaaaaaaataggaaaaatagCGAAGTAATCACTCTCAAAAGAACATTGAAAGCTAGGGTATAATAACCgtcaatttaaaaataatcgcTAATTGAGTATTAGGGTGGCTACATACGAAACTCTGCGTCTACGGGATGTAGAGCCACGATCAATATAGTTGGCAGGTTTCGTTACGTTCGGGATATGAGAGTGAGAGTTCCGGTATGGGAGAGAGAGCAAGGACTATAAAAGGAGATGAAGTGATGTGGGTAG
This genomic interval carries:
- the LOC131695361 gene encoding uncharacterized protein LOC131695361, whose protein sequence is MLTNHTEIDRIATSLATEGITWHMIPPRAPNFGGLWEAAVKVAKRHLVRQLGNTVLFYEDLLTILAQIESCMNSRPLVSLSEDPNDLHALTPGRFLFVQQKVQHFWYRWRNEYLKELQRQATVNPEKVNLKVGQVVILQDQLLSLTRWSLARVEEIFPEKDDVSRVVVLRTPSGTYRRPAYKVCPLPDTFDEDEEVSATLNQADDIICSSN